One genomic window of Bacteroidota bacterium includes the following:
- the hisA gene encoding 1-(5-phosphoribosyl)-5-[(5-phosphoribosylamino)methylideneamino]imidazole-4-carboxamide isomerase, whose translation MIRIVPAIDIIGGKCVRLQKGDYAQKKVYNENPLEVAKMYEDAGIKYLHLVDLDGAKEKHVVNLQVLKEITSKTNLLVDFGGGIKSDNDMQLVLDNGANQVTVGSVAVSDPALFEKWIAKFGSDKIILGADVSNGKIAISGWQNVTTIDLSDFLNTYQSKGVKYVLCTDISKDGMLQGTSLDLYHKLRINFPFLHIFASGGITYISEIERLDKIGIFGVIIGKSLYEGNIQLADLKRFYQ comes from the coding sequence ATGATTCGCATTGTACCTGCTATTGATATTATCGGAGGAAAATGTGTGCGTCTTCAGAAAGGTGATTATGCGCAAAAAAAAGTGTATAATGAAAATCCTTTGGAGGTTGCAAAAATGTACGAAGATGCAGGAATCAAATATCTTCACCTGGTTGATCTGGATGGGGCCAAAGAAAAGCATGTGGTCAACCTTCAGGTTTTGAAAGAAATAACCTCTAAAACGAATCTTTTGGTTGATTTCGGGGGGGGAATTAAGTCGGATAACGACATGCAGCTGGTTCTGGACAATGGAGCCAATCAGGTGACTGTAGGAAGCGTTGCCGTTTCTGATCCTGCTTTATTCGAAAAATGGATTGCAAAATTTGGAAGCGATAAAATTATCCTGGGGGCTGATGTTTCAAATGGGAAGATTGCTATCAGCGGCTGGCAGAATGTGACAACTATCGATTTAAGCGATTTCCTGAATACATACCAGTCAAAGGGAGTTAAATATGTTTTATGTACCGACATCAGTAAAGATGGTATGCTGCAGGGAACTTCCCTGGATTTATATCATAAGTTAAGGATAAATTTTCCATTTCTTCATATATTTGCCAGCGGTGGGATTACCTATATCTCTGAAATAGAAAGGCTGGATAAGATTGGGATTTTTGGGGTGATTATTGGTAAATCCCTTTACGAAGGGAATATACAGTTGGCCGATCTGAAACGTTTCTATCAGTAA